Part of the Candidatus Finniella inopinata genome, TGACTTTAGGATGTAGCCTGTTATTGAAAGGGATGATTGCTTATTCGACTGATCAAGATCTTAAATACAGCAAAGCATTTCATCAAATTGTCCTTGGCGCAACTGTTATAGGTTTAGGAATTATCTTTAAAAACTATAGACAAGAAATTTTTCTTTTAAGCGCTAATATATGTTTATACGTGTTCATACTGACCCATATAAAAGAGGCTTGGTCGGGCTCCCCTGTAGAAGATTAGAATGATCCCAAAGTATGAAAATTAGGTTTTTAGAGAGGCCTTATATATCATACCCCATTCAGATCATTTCCCGGGTTTTTCTGTTTGATCATTAGCCCATAAACTTCGGTTCAAAATCCTTACATAGCTGGCTATGCGTGGATTTTTCAACTTGTTTCTGGGTGAAATCTCTGCCATAAAATTCCCGCAAAATGATCTGAATGGGGTATAGTACAGTCCCTACAGTAATTAAATCAGGATCTAACGATGAATTGGCTCACCAACTTTGTTCGCCCTAAAATCCAGGCTTTTATTGGCCTTAAGAATGATATACCCGATAATTTGTGGACAAAATGCCCCAAATGCGAACATATGTTGTTCCAAAAAGATTTGGAAAAGAACCTTTTGGTTTGCCATCATTGCCAACACCATTTGCGGTTGACATTGGCGCAACGCCTGGAATTTCTTTTTGACGATGGTAAATATACAGAAACCCAAGTGCCGGGCGTAAAACATGATCCGCTGAAATTTCGCGACACCAAGAAATACAGCGATCGTTTAAAAGAATATCGTCACAAAACCCAACGGGATGATTCTGTTTCGGTGGCCTATGGACTGATAGGTGGCCAGCCTGCTGTGGTGGCCTGTTTTAATTTCTCGTTTATGGGTGGGTCCATGGGAATGGCGGCAGGGCAGGCCCTTGTTACAGCGTCTGACTTAGCCATCAAAACGGGCGTTCCCTTGATTGCCGTGACAGCATCGGGCGGTGCCAGAATGCAAGAAGGTATCTTATCGCTAATGCAAATGCCACGGACGGTTATCGCCGTTGAAAGGGTGAAAGAGGCGGGCTTGCCCTATATTACCCTTCTAACAGATCCTACTACTGGTGGCGTCAGTGCCTCGTTTGCCATGTTGGGGGATGTTGCCTTGGCTGAACCGGGCGCTATTATTGGGTTTGCAGGAGCCAGGGTGATTGAAGAGACCATCAGGCAGAAATTACCCGATGGTTTTCAAAAGGCCGAATACCTTTTGGCTCACGGTATGGTTGACCAAGTGGTTCATCGTCATGAATTGAAAAAAACCCTCAGTCAGCTTTTAAAAATGTTGTCGGTGGCCAATGAAATGCCGTTGAAAAGGTTTGCCACTTCGTGATTGTTGGAATTGGCACTGATTTGATCGATTGCCGCCGCCTGGAAAAAGCCATAGGGCGCCATGGGCAACGGTTTTTGGACAGAGTGTTCACCCCCCAGGAACAAAGGCGTTGCTTAAATCGTCATCACGTATACCAAAGCTTTGGAAAGATCTATGCGGCGAAAGAGGCCGCTTTGAAAGCTATCGGCAATACAAAAGGAATTGATTGGCAACACATTGAAATTGACCATTTTCCAACAGGTAAGCCCCGTGTTGTTTTAACTCACCAAGCGTTAGCCAATTATAGTGCTTTGATACCTGTTGATATGTGTGGCAAACTCGATCTATCCTTAACGGATGAGCCCCCATACGCCCAGGCGTTTGTGGTCATATCGGCAACCTTTTTAAGTTAGAGCGTTTTATATGGAAACTAGTAAAGAGAATAAACTTCTAGGAATGGACAAAGCTAATCTTAAGAAAGAAGTACGCGGTCTGTCTTGGGCTTTTCTGATTGCCATGATAATCCGAACTTTTATCTATCAGCCATTCAATATTCCGTCCGGATCGATGATACCCACCTTGTTGATCGGTGATTATTTGTTTGTGAACAAGTTTTGCTATGGGTATTCGCGTCATTCTCTGCCGTTTGGGGTGAAGTTGTTTTCGGGGCGCCTTATGCATAACGAACCGTTGCGCGGTGATGTGGTTGTGTTCTTTAACCCCAAGCACGATAACCTAGACTATATCAAACGTCTGGTTGGTTTGCCGGGTGACCGTATTCAGGCGATCAAAGGGGTTTTGCATATTAACGGTTCGGCTGTAAAACTAGAACAGATAGAGGATTACCATACCGTCAATGATAAAGGGCAACTTGAGGTTATCCCACAATACATCGAAACGCTGCCTAATGGTGTTAAGCACCCTATTCTAAAAAAGTTTCCTTTTGGACAAGGGCGCCTTGATAATACAGAAGAGTTTACCGTGCCAGAAGGGCACTATTTCATGATGGGTGATAACCGTGATAATTCACAAGACAGCCGTGTTCCAAATGCTGTAGGGTACGTCCCAGCTGAAAACATTATCGGCCGTGCCGAGGTGTTGTTTTTCTCAACCGAGGCTAAATGGTACGCACCTTTAGATTGGCCTTTTGGGTTGCGTTATAATCGTCTTGCTCAACTTATTCGATAATGGAAAGACTTCAAGATCTAGAAAAAAAAATAGGGCACGTTTTCAGAAATAAAAACTTGCTGGAGGCTGCCCTTACCCATTCTAGCATTCGCCCGGGTGGTAAAGATTTTGAACGACTGGAATTTCTGGGGGACCGTGTTTTAGAACTGGTCGTTGCCGAACAACTTTACCTCTATTTTACAAAAGAAAAAGAAGGTGACTTGGCCAAACGCCTTGCTGGTCTTGTTTGTCGAGAGGCTTGTGAAAAAGTTGGCCAGGAATTAGAGCTGTCAAATTTTATTATGCTGAATGGTGCTGAGTTGGGGCCTAGGTCCGCGATCTTAAGTGATGCGGTTGAGGCTTTGTTAGGGGCCATGTATCTGGATGGTGGTCTTACGCCCTGCAATCACTTCATCAAGCTTTATTGGACAGATTTACGCAACAAAACTCTCAGTCCGCCAAAGGACCCCAAAACAACCCTTCAGGAATGGGCGCAAACTCATGAAAAGGCCGTTCCTACTTACGAACTTATTGAGACGACGGGCCCTGATCATGCGCCAACTTTTCTCGTCCAAGTGCACGTTTTAAATCATGCCCCTGTTAAGGGAAACGGCACGTCTAAACGTCAGGCTGAACAAAATGCAGCATTGAATTTTATGGAAAATATACCCGTTCGACATGGAAAGAGTCTTTGATGAACTTTCGAAATCAAAGTCGAGTAGAAAAAGCTTAAGTTTTTCTCATAGGTCATTTATGGGAAATTGACTTATTGGTTGTGCGTAGACCTTTAGATAGAAGAGACAGAATTTGGGATTTTTTACAGGTTTGAATCGTCAACAAAAAGAAGCGGTTGGTCTTTTGCAGATTGGCACCTTCTTAGAGTATTTCGATCTTATGCTGTATGTGCATATGGCTGTTCTCCTCAATGAGCTCTTCTTTCCCGAAACCGATCCTCATACTGCTTCTTTAATTGCGGCCCTTGCCTTTTGTTCAACTTATGTTCTTCGGCCATTTGGTGCCTTACTGTTTGGCTGGATTGGTGACAATATTGGCCGTAAAACCACCGTTATTTTGACAACTATGATGATGTCAGTAAGTTGCCTTATTATGGCCAATTTACCCACGTATGCCCAGATTGGTATCACGGCCGCTTGGTTGGTTACAGCTTGTCGTATTATTCAAGGTCTATCATCCATGGGGGAAATTATTGGGGCTCAGATTTATGTATCTGAAGTGACAGTCCCACCCGGCCGTTATGTAGGCGTCGCTGCGCTTGGTCTTGCTTCTTCAATCGGGGGGATGGCCGCGCTTGGTCTTGCTTCATTGGTTACCCATTTTTCCATGAGTTGGCGTATAGGTTTTTGGGCAGGGGCTGGCATAGCTGTCATTGGGTCCTTAGCGCGTACCAGACTAAGAGAAACGCCCGAGTTTGTGGACATGAAACGAAAGAAACGATTGAATGTTGAAAGAAGTCACAAAAACGACTCGCAAAAAACGGTCATTATAGACAAATTCAATTTGGCAATAAGTAACACACAAATTCCTAAACAAAGATGTTTTGCATCCTTTTGTATCGAATGTGGTCAGCCTTTTATGTTCTATTTGACCTATATATACTTTAATCCGATTCTTAAATCTTTTGGATATTCATCTTCTGACATTATTTTTCATAATTTTTTTCTGTCAGTATTTACTGTTTTTTGTGGAGTATTAATGGTTTTTCTGTGTTTAAAGGTTTATCCATTAAAGATATTAAAGTTTAGAATGTATTGTTTTATACCTTTTGTGGTTGTTCTGCCTTTTTTAATTTTAAGAAGTATTGCGCCGTGGCAGATATTGTGTTTACAGATGATCATCATCATGTTTCCTGTAAAGCCATTTCCAGCTGATGCCATTTTCATGAAATCGTTTCCTGTACAGAAAAGATTCACCATTAATATCTTTATTAATGCTCTTTCACGGGCATGGATGCACTTAGTTGCTGCCTTTGGTCTTGTTTATCTAACGGAGTGGTTCGGCTACTACGGTATTTGGGTTATTGCGTTTCCTCTAATCGGTGCATTTTTTTGGGGTGTTCGTCATTTTGAAAAACTAGAGAGCTTGCACCCTGGGAATGATTCACAAAAACAAACGGTAAAATATGAACGCGTTGCTTAACAAGACATGTATGGAAAGTTTAAAGATTTATAGGAAGTCTGGAAATGCTTAAATTATTAAGAGTTCTTCATGTTTTGTTGGTGCTTGTGGCTCTTGTGTTGGTCCCCGTCGCAATTGCCCATGTTGTCTTGCCGCGGGAGTGGTGTCTTTTTTCCGGGTATTACTTGATTCTTTTGTATACGAGTGTTCTGTTGATTTTGGGGGGTATTTTTACCTTTCCAATCGTTATAGGCATTTTAAAGAAACGAGAAGACATGCTATCTGCTCTTCCCGCTGAACACGACAGGGCGGCTTGATGAAAGGTCGAAAAGAAAAGCTTAAGTTTTTCTGCTTCCTTTAAGAAGTCGCCTTCTTTCTGAACGGAATCAGGATCAACAAGGTTGCCAAAGATACTGCCCCAATAATTCCACTGGCCGTAAAGGTCATGGCCTCGCCATAAAGCTGGGCGATCGTGCCACCCATGGTGCCTGCCAAAACAAGCGCGATTGCACTGGTTAGGTAGAAAAATCCAAACCCAGTGCCCCGTAAGTCGTTTGGAACTGTATCAGCAATAAGGGCCATAAACATGCTTTGTGTAATGCCAATTTGGACTCCCCAAACGGCAACTCCCATTAACATGATCGATAAATTAGTGGCTGTGGCTAACAAAATGTCGGCCACAATTAAAACGGCAAACCCGATTCCCAAAAGGGCGTATCGGCTGACTTTATCAGACAAGCGCCCTATGGGGTAAGACGCCAGCGAGTTGGTTCCATTATACAAAATAAGAATCAGGGGGATATAACTTTCAGACAGACCAAAATTTTGGTGCGCATGTAAGATCAACATGGCTTCACCCACGCGGGCCAGCATAAAGACACCCGCCACAATCATCAGCATCCAATACGTGCCCCCCAGGCGATGTAAATCAGCTATCCGAATAGGATGCCGCTTAATGGCTTCGCCTGATTGTTGTGTGGGGGAATCCTTAACGGCAAAAATTAGGATCAAAAGGCCCATAACGGCTGGGATGGTGGCAATCCAAAAAACTTGGTGGAAGTTCTGATTTGTTAAAAGCATGGCTGCCACACCGACAATCCCACCAAAAAAAGAACCGGCGGTTGCTAAACTTTGGCGCAATCCATAACAAGTACCTTTAATTGATTCCGGTGACAAATCACCCACCAGCGCATCGCGTGGGGTTGACTGAACGCCATTACCAATGCGATCTAATACGCGAGATGTAAATACTGCTCCAAAAGACGAGGAAAGGGCTAATATAGGGCGCGCAAGTGTCGCCAAACCAAATCCCCAAACCATGATAATTTTGCGGCGTTTCAGATAATCACTGAAAACCCCCGAAAAAACTTTGACAGCATAAGCACTGGCTTCCACAATGCCTTCCAGTAAACCAATCCAACCCGTGGCTACGCCTAGAATCGTTTTCATGTAAACGGCCGATAGGCCAAAAACAATGACCGACGAAACATTGATCAGAAAGCTGGCGAGACCGATTGCCCAAATGGCTTTTGGAACAGGAGTACGGCTAGACAACGAAGAAGGAGGAATTGTCATATATTTTAAAAAATTTTTTGGGTAGAGCGCTTAAAAGGACAGCTGAATACTTTGAAAAGCTGTGCCATTTAAATGCCTTACTGCAATAATTGCCAAAGGATTACTGATGTGTGCTCAACTTTAACACCAAGATGTGTTCTTTTGTCAAGGTTTTAAAAGGTTTGTTTAAACCAGCGCAATGTCAGGCGCATCAACGGCTTTCATTCCCACAACATGGTACCCAGCGTCAACATGGTGTACTTCGCCTGTCACGCCACTTGATAAGTCACTTAAAAGATATAAACCAGAGCCCCCTACATCCTCTAAGGTAATATTTCGCTTCAACGGTGCATTATACTGGTTCCATTTTAAAATATAACGAAAATCACCAATACCAGAAGACGCAAGAGTTTTTGCAGGCCCTGCTGACAAGGCGTTAACGCGAATCTTTTTACCACCCAGGTCAACGGCTAAATAGCGCACGCTGGCCTCTAGTGCAGCTTTAGCAACACCCATCACGTTATAGTGGGGCATAACCCGTTCCGCGCCATAGTAGGTCAGCGTTAAGAAACTGCCACCCTCTGGCATTAATTTTGACGCTTCACGGCAGACTTCCGTAAACGAATAACAGGAGATATCTAATGAATTGAGGAAATTTCCACGAGAGGTATCTAGGTATTGGCCTTTTAATTCTTCCTTATCGGAGTACGCTAAAGAGTGAAGGACGAAATCAATTGTTGGCCATTTTTTTGCGATTTCCTCAAAAGCTTGACTAACAGCACCTGGTTGACTGACATCGCAAGGGACAAAAAAATCAGACCCCACCGTTGCGGCCAGGGGTGACAACCTTTTGAGAAGGATATCTGTTTGATACGTAAAGGCAAGCTCAGCGCCTTGTTGGTGCAAGGCTTTGGCGATACCCCATGCCAAAGAGTGATCATTAGCAAGGCCCATGATGACCCCGCGTTTTCCCTTCATCAACAATTGTGTCATTTACTCTGCATACTTTATTGTCACAAACTTCTGAGTATATTAATGGCCTAATCGGCCCGAAGTTTCAAGTGGTTTGGGAAGTTTCAAAAATGGAAATAAAATTAACAATATATTAATGATTTGTTTTTATAATAAAGAGGTTATTTGAAATAAAAATAAAATTGGAGAATATAATGAAAATTTTTTTAAATATTTTGACTTTGGTTATTATTGCTTCGGCTGGAACATCAGCGTGGTCAGGGCCTTATGGCGAAGGTGAATTGAGTAAAGAACAAAAAGAAGTTGTGAAAGCCTATAATAATGCGGTGGATTTACAAAAGAAGGTGAGAGAAGAAAAAAATGCGAATGCAAGAATTAAAAAAGTCAACCAGTACACGGATGCTGTGCAAAATTTGGAAAAACACTGTAAAAAAGTCGAATGTTCGCCTAAAGATCCCCACGCTGGATCTGATTTTTGCTTAGATCATTGCAGTTTCAATAAGCGAGGAGAGCCGATAGTAAATTCAGAAAAAGGGGAATCATCATTAGCCGCAGCGGGCTAACCCAAAGAGCAAGTCTTTGAGAAAAGTTTGGAAAAGACTTACAACGGGCATTTTTCTAACAATGCTTTCTTTTTTTTGCTAGAATTGGCGAAATTTTAGGAGGAACCTTTGTGACCTTAGCCCTCATTGCTGGCAGTGGAAATCTGCCCGTTGAAATTCTTATAAGTTGTCGCGATCGTAATTTGGTTGTGGTGGGGTTTGAGGGACAAACAACGCCAGACCTACACCCAGAAATGGTTCTATTCCCCTTGGGCAGCATTGGCAAAGTCCTTGAGTATTTACGTGAACAAGAAGTGACCGACATTATTTTTGGTGGCGCCCTCCGGCGTCCCAGCTGGTCAGAACTACAATTGGATAAAACTGGAACCCAGTGGCTTAAAAAACTAGGTTGGAAGGCCTTAAAGGGTGACAACGATTTGTTATCTGGGATTCTCGATTTGCTGAAGCACGAAGGGTTTAACATTTTAAAGCCAAGTGATGTTTTGGATGATCTTTTGGCTGCATCTGGTTGTTTGACTATAGTTCAACCTAATGAACAAGACTTGGCTGATATTGGAAGGGGGGCAGACATCTTAAAAGTTCTATCCCTTAATGATATTGGGCAATCTATCGTTGTTCAACAGGGCCTTGTCTTAGGTGTGGAAGCCATCGAAGGCACGGCTGCATTAATCCAACGTTGTGACCTTTTAAAACGACAGGGAGGGGGCGGTGTTTTGGTTAAAATTGCTAAAATAAATCAAGATCAACGCATCGACCTGCCCACCATTGGCCGCGAAACCATTAACCAAATAAGCCAAGCAGGCTTTGCAGGCATTGCTGTCAGTGCCGGCACCACCCAGATTCTCGACTTTCACACTGTTATTAAGCAGGCAAATGATCTGGGTGTTTTTGTGGTGGGTGTTTAATGAGTCCCGTTAACTTAGATAAAGCCCGCCGTTCACATTCAAAGTCTCGCCCGTAATATAAGCGGCTGCATCGCTGACCAAAAAACCAACTGCGTGGGCGATTTCATTGGCCTGGGCCAGGCGACCTTTCGGGATTTGTTGAATGATTTTTTCTAAGATGGGTTGGCTGATGGCCTGCACCATTTCGGTGTCAACATATCCAGGCGCCACCACATTAACTGTAATATTTTTAAGGGCTGATTCCAAGGCTAGGGCTTTGGCGAACCCAATAATTCCGGCTTTGGCAGCACAGTAATTAGTCTGTCCACGTTGCCCC contains:
- a CDS encoding MFS transporter, encoding MGFFTGLNRQQKEAVGLLQIGTFLEYFDLMLYVHMAVLLNELFFPETDPHTASLIAALAFCSTYVLRPFGALLFGWIGDNIGRKTTVILTTMMMSVSCLIMANLPTYAQIGITAAWLVTACRIIQGLSSMGEIIGAQIYVSEVTVPPGRYVGVAALGLASSIGGMAALGLASLVTHFSMSWRIGFWAGAGIAVIGSLARTRLRETPEFVDMKRKKRLNVERSHKNDSQKTVIIDKFNLAISNTQIPKQRCFASFCIECGQPFMFYLTYIYFNPILKSFGYSSSDIIFHNFFLSVFTVFCGVLMVFLCLKVYPLKILKFRMYCFIPFVVVLPFLILRSIAPWQILCLQMIIIMFPVKPFPADAIFMKSFPVQKRFTINIFINALSRAWMHLVAAFGLVYLTEWFGYYGIWVIAFPLIGAFFWGVRHFEKLESLHPGNDSQKQTVKYERVA
- the acpS gene encoding holo-ACP synthase, with the translated sequence MIVGIGTDLIDCRRLEKAIGRHGQRFLDRVFTPQEQRRCLNRHHVYQSFGKIYAAKEAALKAIGNTKGIDWQHIEIDHFPTGKPRVVLTHQALANYSALIPVDMCGKLDLSLTDEPPYAQAFVVISATFLS
- a CDS encoding MFS transporter encodes the protein MTIPPSSLSSRTPVPKAIWAIGLASFLINVSSVIVFGLSAVYMKTILGVATGWIGLLEGIVEASAYAVKVFSGVFSDYLKRRKIIMVWGFGLATLARPILALSSSFGAVFTSRVLDRIGNGVQSTPRDALVGDLSPESIKGTCYGLRQSLATAGSFFGGIVGVAAMLLTNQNFHQVFWIATIPAVMGLLILIFAVKDSPTQQSGEAIKRHPIRIADLHRLGGTYWMLMIVAGVFMLARVGEAMLILHAHQNFGLSESYIPLILILYNGTNSLASYPIGRLSDKVSRYALLGIGFAVLIVADILLATATNLSIMLMGVAVWGVQIGITQSMFMALIADTVPNDLRGTGFGFFYLTSAIALVLAGTMGGTIAQLYGEAMTFTASGIIGAVSLATLLILIPFRKKATS
- the rnc gene encoding ribonuclease III produces the protein MERLQDLEKKIGHVFRNKNLLEAALTHSSIRPGGKDFERLEFLGDRVLELVVAEQLYLYFTKEKEGDLAKRLAGLVCREACEKVGQELELSNFIMLNGAELGPRSAILSDAVEALLGAMYLDGGLTPCNHFIKLYWTDLRNKTLSPPKDPKTTLQEWAQTHEKAVPTYELIETTGPDHAPTFLVQVHVLNHAPVKGNGTSKRQAEQNAALNFMENIPVRHGKSL
- the lepB gene encoding signal peptidase I; this translates as METSKENKLLGMDKANLKKEVRGLSWAFLIAMIIRTFIYQPFNIPSGSMIPTLLIGDYLFVNKFCYGYSRHSLPFGVKLFSGRLMHNEPLRGDVVVFFNPKHDNLDYIKRLVGLPGDRIQAIKGVLHINGSAVKLEQIEDYHTVNDKGQLEVIPQYIETLPNGVKHPILKKFPFGQGRLDNTEEFTVPEGHYFMMGDNRDNSQDSRVPNAVGYVPAENIIGRAEVLFFSTEAKWYAPLDWPFGLRYNRLAQLIR
- the accD gene encoding acetyl-CoA carboxylase, carboxyltransferase subunit beta, whose protein sequence is MNWLTNFVRPKIQAFIGLKNDIPDNLWTKCPKCEHMLFQKDLEKNLLVCHHCQHHLRLTLAQRLEFLFDDGKYTETQVPGVKHDPLKFRDTKKYSDRLKEYRHKTQRDDSVSVAYGLIGGQPAVVACFNFSFMGGSMGMAAGQALVTASDLAIKTGVPLIAVTASGGARMQEGILSLMQMPRTVIAVERVKEAGLPYITLLTDPTTGGVSASFAMLGDVALAEPGAIIGFAGARVIEETIRQKLPDGFQKAEYLLAHGMVDQVVHRHELKKTLSQLLKMLSVANEMPLKRFATS
- the fabI gene encoding enoyl-ACP reductase FabI gives rise to the protein MTQLLMKGKRGVIMGLANDHSLAWGIAKALHQQGAELAFTYQTDILLKRLSPLAATVGSDFFVPCDVSQPGAVSQAFEEIAKKWPTIDFVLHSLAYSDKEELKGQYLDTSRGNFLNSLDISCYSFTEVCREASKLMPEGGSFLTLTYYGAERVMPHYNVMGVAKAALEASVRYLAVDLGGKKIRVNALSAGPAKTLASSGIGDFRYILKWNQYNAPLKRNITLEDVGGSGLYLLSDLSSGVTGEVHHVDAGYHVVGMKAVDAPDIALV
- a CDS encoding LpxI family protein, yielding MTLALIAGSGNLPVEILISCRDRNLVVVGFEGQTTPDLHPEMVLFPLGSIGKVLEYLREQEVTDIIFGGALRRPSWSELQLDKTGTQWLKKLGWKALKGDNDLLSGILDLLKHEGFNILKPSDVLDDLLAASGCLTIVQPNEQDLADIGRGADILKVLSLNDIGQSIVVQQGLVLGVEAIEGTAALIQRCDLLKRQGGGGVLVKIAKINQDQRIDLPTIGRETINQISQAGFAGIAVSAGTTQILDFHTVIKQANDLGVFVVGV